In Marinicella rhabdoformis, a genomic segment contains:
- the upp gene encoding uracil phosphoribosyltransferase, with product MTVHQSQHPLVKHKAGLLRQKDICSKDFRQLVAEIGALLTYEATADLSTQKVEIDTWSGPTEVEKLNAKNITVVPILRAGLGLLDGVLQMIPSAKVSVVGFARNEDTLEAEAYYEKLVPGIEHMTVLVIDPMLATGGTFVATAELLKKAGCKNIKAMFLVAAPEGIAHVESSHPDVDIYVAAIDRCLNEQGYILPGLGDAGDKIFSSL from the coding sequence ATGACCGTACACCAAAGCCAACACCCTTTAGTCAAACACAAGGCCGGATTGCTGCGTCAGAAAGACATATGCAGCAAAGATTTCAGGCAATTAGTTGCTGAAATTGGTGCCTTACTCACTTATGAAGCCACTGCTGACCTCTCCACCCAAAAGGTTGAAATTGACACCTGGTCTGGCCCAACTGAAGTTGAAAAATTGAATGCCAAAAACATCACCGTTGTCCCCATACTACGTGCCGGCTTGGGCTTGCTAGACGGCGTGTTACAAATGATTCCATCCGCTAAGGTTTCTGTTGTTGGTTTTGCGCGCAATGAAGACACACTGGAAGCCGAAGCCTACTATGAGAAATTGGTGCCAGGTATTGAGCACATGACGGTTTTGGTGATTGATCCCATGCTTGCCACTGGCGGTACATTCGTCGCCACCGCAGAACTGCTTAAAAAAGCAGGATGTAAAAACATCAAAGCGATGTTCTTAGTGGCGGCACCTGAAGGTATCGCCCATGTCGAGTCTTCGCACCCCGATGTGGATATTTATGTTGCCGCCATAGACCGCTGTTTGAATGAACAAGGCTATATATTGCCCGGCTTAGGCGATGCCGGTGACAAGATTTTTTCATCACTTTAA
- a CDS encoding SGNH/GDSL hydrolase family protein gives MNWLLSPVLLLQALWVKFKTPRLPEYKTPASGQTAAEPKFSMLLLGDSSAAGVGATCFEESLMGQLIQQLPFGFSYRVLAHAGDNSATAIERLAVIDGQSFDAVITVLGVNDVTGGTDVIDWVKAQQQLHQRLQNMHQASQLIVCGVPPMDKFPALPPKLRQYLGHKANQLDQALQQLLDKNPTAHFFSLRNFPSDLGAASDGFHPGPEVYKYWAEQLTQTITRHCDWR, from the coding sequence ATGAACTGGCTTTTGTCTCCAGTTTTATTGCTACAAGCTTTGTGGGTCAAGTTTAAAACACCGCGCTTGCCAGAATATAAAACACCTGCATCAGGGCAAACTGCTGCCGAACCCAAATTCAGTATGTTATTACTGGGTGATTCATCAGCAGCTGGCGTCGGTGCCACATGCTTTGAAGAAAGCTTGATGGGACAATTAATCCAACAGCTGCCTTTTGGCTTTTCATATCGGGTTCTGGCGCATGCAGGAGACAATAGCGCAACCGCCATAGAAAGATTGGCAGTCATAGACGGACAATCATTTGATGCTGTTATTACCGTTTTGGGCGTCAATGACGTCACGGGTGGAACCGATGTCATTGACTGGGTAAAGGCACAACAGCAGCTACATCAAAGGCTCCAAAACATGCACCAAGCATCACAATTGATTGTATGCGGCGTCCCTCCCATGGACAAATTCCCAGCCCTGCCGCCAAAACTGCGCCAATACTTGGGGCACAAAGCGAACCAGCTTGATCAAGCCTTACAGCAGCTTTTGGATAAAAACCCAACCGCACATTTTTTCTCGTTGAGAAACTTTCCCTCAGACTTAGGTGCTGCCAGTGACGGCTTTCACCCAGGACCCGAGGTGTACAAGTACTGGGCTGAACAATTAACTCAAACGATCACACGGCATTGCGACTGGCGTTGA
- a CDS encoding phosphoenolpyruvate carboxylase → MTAKTIIDTYHRTVVNKFQVYNSLFLNLPFDQVNQVGVLLPLLVHDCQQAYQQAKSPQVIIEAFMDSHLGDLSESERVAVLFKFIQYIERQIVLFDAIEEAGFDQNHAADGSGSVPFLAQKTGFMGRMDALREQLSEYHARIVLTAHPTQFYPGPVLGIITELSQAIQNNNTDDIEMLLRQLGKTPLYSKDKPTPYDEAMSLTWYLENVFYETIQDINQRLAQHVYGDEVLPNNSFVELGFWPGGDRDGNPNVTADITLKVAKRLRSSILKCYFRHIRNLKKRLTFKQVESQVSAIEKQLYMGAYTDPEDYDYTAVQLVADLEAIVSNLKEKHQGLFVDQVQVMIQQVHTFGFYFAALDIRQDSRVLSSVLEQVTSDKEAEAVMYDTLDSIRAIEKIQKANGPQGAHRYIISNCQKAEDVKTVMSLLFYAGLEAPFAIDVVPLFETIDDLAAAPQVMKQLYQDADYREHVAQRQNQQTIMLGFSDGTKDGGYIAANWAILRAKENLSEVANQYGIELVFFDGRGGPPARGGGETHQFYASLSPKIQNHATQLTIQGQTISANFGRSETAQYNLEQLLSAGVSNALKTDPSEGENTEYVAWNDVAYDILGQLADISLGYYQAFKDHPKFVPYLEQVSTLKYYGQTNISSRPTKRNDDGGGLNFEDLRAIPFVGAWSQLKQNVLGYYGVGTALKTLIDQGRLTDLQKLYQDSGFFKTLMDNCMMSLAKSYMPLTAYLKEHQEFGDFWCLINEEFERSEQALLAVAQEDKLLANQHLRAASIEIREQIVLPLLTIQQYALQRIEQLKTADEHDALIPVYENMVTRSLYGNINASRNAV, encoded by the coding sequence ATGACCGCAAAGACCATTATTGACACATACCACCGCACGGTGGTGAACAAATTTCAAGTGTATAACAGTTTGTTCTTGAATTTACCTTTTGATCAAGTCAATCAGGTGGGGGTTTTGTTGCCTTTATTGGTGCATGATTGTCAGCAAGCTTATCAACAAGCGAAAAGCCCGCAGGTCATTATCGAGGCGTTTATGGACAGTCACTTGGGGGACTTGTCTGAATCAGAGCGTGTTGCTGTTTTGTTCAAGTTTATTCAGTATATTGAGCGCCAAATTGTCTTGTTTGATGCAATCGAAGAAGCTGGTTTTGATCAAAACCATGCAGCCGATGGCAGTGGCAGTGTACCTTTTTTGGCACAAAAGACTGGTTTCATGGGTCGGATGGACGCACTGCGTGAGCAATTAAGTGAGTACCATGCACGTATCGTATTGACCGCGCATCCAACACAGTTTTACCCAGGTCCTGTTTTGGGCATCATCACTGAGCTGTCGCAGGCGATTCAAAATAACAACACAGATGACATTGAAATGTTGTTGCGCCAATTGGGCAAAACGCCTTTGTATAGCAAGGACAAGCCAACACCTTATGATGAAGCAATGAGCTTGACCTGGTATTTAGAAAACGTGTTCTATGAAACCATTCAAGACATCAATCAGCGTTTGGCACAGCATGTTTATGGTGATGAGGTGTTGCCAAATAACAGTTTTGTTGAGTTGGGTTTTTGGCCAGGCGGTGACCGTGATGGTAACCCCAATGTGACGGCTGACATCACTTTGAAAGTGGCCAAACGTTTGCGTTCAAGCATTTTGAAATGTTATTTCAGACACATCAGAAATTTAAAGAAGCGTTTGACGTTTAAGCAGGTTGAATCTCAGGTTTCAGCGATAGAAAAACAGTTATACATGGGGGCTTATACAGACCCTGAGGATTACGATTATACAGCGGTTCAGTTGGTGGCGGATTTAGAGGCGATTGTCAGTAATTTAAAAGAAAAGCACCAAGGCTTGTTTGTCGATCAAGTGCAAGTGATGATTCAACAGGTGCATACTTTTGGCTTCTATTTTGCTGCTTTGGACATCAGACAAGATTCGCGGGTGCTGTCATCGGTACTTGAGCAAGTGACCTCGGATAAGGAAGCCGAGGCCGTGATGTATGACACACTGGACTCCATTCGTGCGATTGAAAAAATTCAAAAAGCCAATGGCCCTCAAGGCGCGCACCGTTATATCATCAGTAATTGCCAAAAAGCCGAAGATGTGAAGACTGTGATGTCCCTGTTATTTTACGCGGGTTTGGAAGCACCTTTTGCCATAGATGTGGTGCCTTTATTCGAAACCATTGATGACTTAGCTGCAGCGCCTCAAGTGATGAAACAGTTGTATCAAGACGCTGACTATCGTGAACATGTGGCGCAAAGACAAAACCAACAAACCATCATGCTGGGCTTTTCTGATGGCACCAAAGACGGTGGTTACATTGCGGCCAATTGGGCGATTTTACGTGCCAAAGAAAACCTTTCTGAAGTGGCCAATCAGTATGGCATTGAGTTGGTGTTTTTTGATGGGCGAGGTGGGCCTCCTGCTCGCGGTGGTGGGGAAACGCATCAATTTTATGCATCCCTGAGTCCTAAAATACAAAATCATGCGACCCAACTGACCATCCAAGGCCAAACCATATCAGCTAATTTTGGGCGTTCGGAAACGGCACAATACAACTTGGAACAGTTACTTTCAGCCGGTGTTTCCAATGCATTAAAAACTGACCCAAGTGAAGGTGAAAATACCGAGTATGTGGCATGGAACGATGTGGCTTATGATATTTTGGGACAATTGGCTGACATCAGTTTAGGTTACTACCAAGCGTTCAAAGACCACCCCAAATTTGTCCCTTATTTGGAGCAAGTCAGCACCTTAAAGTACTATGGCCAGACTAACATTTCTAGCCGACCGACCAAGCGCAATGACGATGGTGGTGGCTTGAACTTTGAAGACCTGCGGGCGATTCCATTTGTCGGTGCCTGGAGTCAGTTGAAACAAAACGTGTTGGGTTATTATGGTGTGGGTACGGCGCTGAAAACGTTGATTGACCAAGGTCGATTGACTGATTTACAAAAGTTGTACCAAGACTCAGGGTTCTTCAAAACATTGATGGACAACTGCATGATGTCATTGGCTAAGTCTTATATGCCATTGACTGCTTATTTAAAAGAGCACCAGGAATTTGGAGACTTCTGGTGTTTGATTAATGAAGAATTCGAGCGCAGTGAACAAGCTTTATTGGCCGTGGCGCAAGAAGATAAGTTATTGGCCAATCAGCACCTGCGTGCCGCTTCCATTGAAATAAGAGAGCAGATTGTATTGCCTTTGTTAACCATTCAACAGTATGCGCTGCAGCGGATAGAGCAATTGAAAACAGCAGATGAGCACGATGCTTTGATTCCGGTGTATGAAAACATGGTCACGCGGTCGCTGTACGGTAACATCAACGCCAGTCGCAATGCCGTGTGA
- a CDS encoding acetyl-CoA hydrolase/transferase C-terminal domain-containing protein, with protein sequence MTEKMTTIKDCVDVIIEHVGRELIVGTPLGIGKPNPLVNALWTKAKQEPDLSLEICTALSLQLPKGKSLLERRFLKPVIERIFGDYPELDYIDDVVKNAIPANMKLTEFYMQSGKMLRSATAQRHYISSNYTHAARDILDKGMNVLVQMVAVKQTPNGPVYSLSSNTDLTLDMVKIAKRKNLDNICYVAMVNPNMPFMGGQAEVDARFFDVIVDDKSAYFKPFAAPRGAVNVVDHHIGMMASTLIQDGGTLQVGIGSLGDALVHATCVRHSDPAAYGAVLQQLKIQQRFGDVIAQSGDTKPFVQGLYAASEMFVEGFAHLFQSGILKRHVYPDAEIQALINQSVITEQVPKNIIELLLQYEALDEHITRRQFNRLQALGILKSELTFKAGRIVDSSGQTFATDLFDYDHIQAIQAHCLGDKLKQGVVLHAAFFLGSPWFYQWLHDLDDETRTQFQMTPVGQVNELYGGEALDRVQRVKARFINTCMKVDVMGAAASDTLDNNQVVSGVGGQYNFVAMAHALEDSRSILMLKSTHMGDNGLESNVVWKYPYCTIPRHLRDIVITEYGIADLRGLSDEDCIKQMISVADSAFQEDLRAEAVKYNKLSADWVIPEAHRNNTLASLKNNHNKLKTMGQFPEYPFGSDFTDLELDIIQALQYLKSQSSTWHSKLKLVYKAWCHKPSATCDAALQRMGLDQPQNREEKLSAMLLAYAFGLLSK encoded by the coding sequence ATGACTGAAAAAATGACAACCATCAAAGACTGTGTTGATGTGATTATCGAACATGTGGGACGAGAATTAATCGTTGGCACGCCTTTAGGTATCGGCAAGCCAAACCCATTGGTCAATGCATTGTGGACCAAGGCCAAACAAGAACCTGACTTGTCGTTGGAAATCTGTACAGCGTTGTCCTTACAATTACCGAAAGGCAAGTCTTTATTGGAACGCCGTTTTTTAAAGCCTGTTATCGAGCGCATTTTTGGTGACTATCCTGAGCTGGACTACATCGATGACGTGGTTAAAAATGCCATTCCAGCAAATATGAAGCTGACCGAGTTTTATATGCAATCGGGCAAAATGCTGCGCTCAGCGACTGCACAAAGACATTACATCAGCAGCAATTACACCCACGCCGCGCGTGATATTTTAGACAAAGGCATGAATGTGTTGGTGCAAATGGTGGCTGTGAAGCAAACACCCAATGGCCCAGTTTACAGTCTCAGCAGCAACACCGATTTGACCTTGGATATGGTTAAAATTGCCAAACGAAAAAACTTGGACAACATTTGTTATGTCGCCATGGTCAATCCAAATATGCCGTTCATGGGCGGGCAAGCTGAAGTGGATGCCCGTTTCTTTGATGTCATTGTCGATGACAAATCGGCTTATTTCAAACCTTTTGCTGCCCCTCGAGGTGCAGTGAATGTCGTCGATCATCACATTGGCATGATGGCCAGCACCTTGATCCAAGACGGTGGTACTTTACAAGTGGGCATTGGTTCTTTGGGTGATGCTTTGGTGCATGCCACCTGTGTCAGACACAGCGACCCGGCCGCTTATGGTGCGGTTTTACAACAGTTGAAGATCCAACAGCGATTTGGTGATGTGATTGCACAATCAGGCGACACAAAGCCTTTTGTGCAGGGTTTATATGCTGCCAGTGAAATGTTTGTTGAAGGGTTTGCCCACTTGTTTCAGTCGGGTATTTTAAAACGCCATGTTTATCCTGATGCTGAAATTCAAGCCTTGATTAACCAGTCAGTCATCACTGAACAGGTGCCGAAGAACATCATAGAGTTGTTGCTTCAGTATGAAGCCCTAGACGAGCACATCACACGAAGGCAATTCAATCGTTTACAGGCATTGGGCATTTTAAAATCGGAACTGACGTTTAAAGCAGGTCGGATTGTGGATTCATCGGGTCAAACATTTGCCACTGACTTATTTGACTACGATCACATACAAGCGATTCAAGCACATTGTCTTGGTGACAAGCTCAAACAAGGTGTTGTTTTACACGCGGCCTTCTTTTTAGGCTCGCCCTGGTTTTACCAATGGTTACATGATCTGGATGATGAAACCCGCACCCAATTCCAAATGACACCAGTCGGTCAAGTGAACGAGTTGTATGGTGGCGAAGCCTTGGACAGGGTACAACGTGTCAAAGCACGTTTTATCAATACCTGCATGAAAGTCGATGTTATGGGAGCGGCAGCATCAGACACATTGGACAACAACCAAGTGGTCAGCGGCGTCGGAGGACAATATAACTTCGTCGCTATGGCACATGCTTTGGAAGACAGCCGTTCGATTTTGATGCTGAAAAGCACCCACATGGGTGACAATGGCCTTGAAAGTAATGTGGTTTGGAAATACCCTTATTGCACCATTCCGAGGCATTTGCGTGACATCGTTATCACTGAATATGGTATCGCAGATCTGCGCGGTCTGTCAGATGAAGACTGCATCAAGCAAATGATAAGTGTCGCGGATTCGGCCTTCCAAGAAGACCTGCGAGCCGAAGCGGTTAAATACAACAAACTGTCGGCTGATTGGGTCATTCCAGAAGCACACCGCAACAACACACTGGCCAGTTTAAAAAACAACCACAACAAACTCAAAACCATGGGACAATTCCCTGAATACCCTTTTGGCAGTGACTTCACTGATTTGGAATTGGACATCATTCAAGCCCTGCAATACCTCAAAAGCCAAAGCAGCACATGGCACAGTAAATTGAAATTGGTCTACAAGGCTTGGTGTCACAAACCCTCGGCGACTTGCGATGCCGCATTGCAACGCATGGGTTTAGATCAACCCCAAAATCGAGAAGAAAAACTGTCAGCGATGTTGTTGGCTTATGCTTTTGGCTTGTTGTCGAAATAA
- a CDS encoding glutathione S-transferase family protein, which yields MIKLYTAATPNGWKVSVLLEEMAVDYELHAINLSEGEQKQPDFLAINPNGRIPAIIDTEVDGSFAVFESGAVMVYLAEKYGQFLPTDITGRSQVMQWLMFQMGGIGPMMGQANVFYRYFPEKIPAAIERYQNEVKRLFGVLDGHLADREYLAGDYSIADMANWCWVHTHNWSGVELEQFKNLKRWNDQIGQRPAVIRGINVPTKVNPEDIKKAGQKIIK from the coding sequence ATGATTAAATTATATACAGCGGCTACGCCAAATGGATGGAAGGTTTCGGTATTACTTGAAGAGATGGCTGTGGATTATGAACTGCACGCGATCAATTTGTCTGAAGGTGAGCAGAAACAGCCTGATTTTTTGGCTATCAACCCCAATGGCCGCATTCCTGCGATTATCGATACTGAAGTTGATGGTAGCTTTGCGGTGTTCGAAAGTGGTGCGGTGATGGTGTATTTGGCTGAGAAATACGGCCAGTTTTTGCCTACTGATATTACAGGTCGTTCACAAGTGATGCAATGGTTGATGTTTCAAATGGGTGGTATAGGACCAATGATGGGACAAGCCAATGTATTCTATCGCTACTTTCCTGAAAAAATTCCTGCGGCCATCGAACGTTATCAAAACGAAGTGAAACGGTTGTTCGGTGTTTTAGACGGACATTTGGCCGATCGGGAATATTTGGCAGGTGATTATTCGATTGCTGACATGGCGAACTGGTGTTGGGTGCATACACACAATTGGTCAGGGGTTGAGCTGGAGCAGTTCAAAAATTTGAAACGCTGGAATGACCAAATCGGTCAAAGACCAGCGGTGATTCGTGGGATTAATGTGCCTACAAAGGTTAACCCAGAAGACATTAAGAAAGCGGGTCAAAAAATAATTAAGTGA